The Bacillales bacterium genome includes a region encoding these proteins:
- a CDS encoding alpha-glucosidase/alpha-galactosidase, translated as MAMIGAGSIGFTRRLMMDILAVAAFRDTEFRFMDINLDHLEKVTKLCRQMIQANELPATIVATSNRKEAIRDADYVFCTARVGGLEAFRRDIEIPLKYGVDQCVGDTLGPGGVFFALRTIPLLLDIAADMREVAPEALLLNYSNPMAMNTWAVRKAGGVRVVGLCHGVQGSHRQIAKALGLPQDEVDITAAGINHQTWFLDVSHRGKDLRPFLLEAFEK; from the coding sequence GTGGCGATGATCGGCGCCGGAAGCATCGGATTTACGCGCCGGTTAATGATGGATATTCTCGCGGTCGCTGCGTTCCGCGATACGGAATTTCGCTTCATGGACATCAATCTCGATCATCTTGAGAAAGTCACAAAGCTTTGCCGGCAAATGATCCAGGCGAATGAGCTGCCGGCAACAATTGTTGCCACATCGAATCGGAAAGAAGCGATTCGGGACGCCGATTATGTGTTTTGTACCGCAAGGGTCGGCGGTCTCGAAGCGTTCCGCCGTGATATTGAAATTCCGCTGAAATACGGCGTCGATCAATGCGTCGGCGATACACTCGGTCCGGGCGGCGTCTTCTTCGCCTTGAGGACGATTCCGCTTCTCTTGGATATCGCAGCAGATATGCGTGAAGTTGCGCCGGAGGCGCTGCTCCTCAATTACTCGAATCCAATGGCGATGAATACGTGGGCGGTGCGCAAAGCCGGCGGTGTCCGCGTCGTCGGTTTGTGCCACGGCGTGCAAGGCAGCCACCGGCAAATCGCGAAGGCGCTCGGGCTGCCGCAGGACGAAGTGGACATCACCGCAGCAGGCATTAACCACCAAACGTGGTTTCTCGACGTGAGTCATCGGGGCAAGGACTTGCGGCCATTTTTATTAGAAGCGTTTGAAAAACA
- a CDS encoding class II aldolase/adducin family protein, with translation MRRTFSNGRNEMIDVLIQTGKDLVDRHLAWGNAGNMSIRLDCGRCLITASGTRLGELNETSFATCFLDESRSPEGGKPSKEWPMHKAVYEERSEVGAVLHAAPFYSTFAACSRNFEIRSDLFVETMYYLERVERVPYRHPGSAALADEVRKKARKANILLLENHGVLVFDETVNEARNAMEVLELACRMVVTGKQSELDFNPLDDRTVESFLNDSGYKKRREWPQ, from the coding sequence ATGAGACGAACCTTCTCGAATGGACGGAATGAAATGATCGACGTTCTTATACAAACCGGAAAGGATTTAGTTGACCGTCATCTTGCTTGGGGGAATGCCGGGAACATGAGCATACGCCTCGATTGCGGCCGTTGTTTGATTACGGCGAGCGGAACGAGGCTCGGTGAATTGAATGAGACTTCTTTTGCGACGTGTTTCCTTGATGAGAGCCGGTCACCGGAAGGCGGGAAACCGTCGAAAGAATGGCCGATGCACAAAGCTGTTTATGAGGAACGTTCAGAAGTAGGTGCGGTTCTTCACGCAGCCCCCTTTTACAGTACCTTTGCTGCTTGTTCACGTAATTTTGAAATTCGTTCCGATTTGTTCGTGGAGACAATGTATTATCTCGAGCGTGTCGAACGGGTCCCTTATCGACATCCGGGTTCAGCCGCGCTTGCGGACGAAGTCCGCAAGAAAGCGAGGAAAGCGAACATACTGCTGCTGGAAAACCATGGCGTTCTCGTCTTTGACGAAACAGTTAATGAAGCGAGGAATGCGATGGAAGTATTGGAACTTGCGTGTCGGATGGTCGTCACCGGCAAACAGAGCGAACTTGATTTCAACCCGCTTGACGACCGCACGGTCGAGTCGTTCTTGAACGATTCCGGATATAAAAAACGAAGGGAGTGGCCGCAATGA
- a CDS encoding alpha-mannosidase: protein MLFFTEEKLRKHTDEIRTTICRETKKIPLFKYLESECDGAHAPDFDDSAWENFEVGRTWGGYDKVAWFRSTVEVPAEWKGEKTVLRFLVGPRDGGGSTAETLLYVNGKPLQGIDIWHEEAWLPPEVIGDGKIHVALKAWSSVLKVPEVRRFKVAELACVDEAAEHYFYQMDTLLYALKELDENDFSRTELLKAMNASMHKVDFLKVGSEMYYASLREALTTLEARLAEIKEQNPRKPKVVTVGHSHIDMAWLWRLNHTREKASRTFSTVLHLMKQYPEYRFMHSSPQLYQFLKTDYPDIYAAVKERIASGEWEITGGMWVEPDTNLPSGESLIRQILFGKRFMRDEFGVETRVVWLPDVFGYTWSLPQIMKKSGIDAFMTTKISWSQFNRFPYDTFKWRGTDGTEILTHFITTPERDSLHYTYNGEIDPKSIKGIWDAYQQKEINNELLFAYGWGDGGGGPSKEMLEARRVIDGLPGFPQVETGKVEPYFERLAERVKDESVPVWDGELYLEYHRGTYTSQAALKKANRKADQMYREAEWLGSTASLLSGNDCHVNERLRHGWERMLLNQFHDVLPGSSIRQVNEDARADYEWVQSLGNEVTEDALDKICTGIAVDEDRVVVFNSLSHARTDLVEVSGEVEDAQPIEEGRYLALAEGVPAFGYETLQPVQHALEPMIVKPDKLENRYYVITLNAHGQLTSIYDKRRKREVLAEHATANVFQAFEDKPMEFDAWDIDIYYQEKMREITELTDARVIEEGPLRGVLRLTWTFFDSTITQDVTIYDHSTRIDFKTTIDWQEKQTLLKAAFPVNIRATRATYDIQFGAIERATHWNTSWDYARFEAVGHKWVDLSEGNYGVALLNDCKYGHDVRDHVLRLTLLKSSIGPDETADRGKHEFTYSLYPHEGDWKDGGVIEEAYALNHPLRAAFVKANPNGALPNRFSFVSCDNDHVVIETVKKAEDGDAIVVRVYESKQYRNEQVKLKFAKPIQHAVECNLIEEEERETVFDSNEISFGINPFEIKTFKVTF from the coding sequence ATGTTGTTTTTTACGGAAGAAAAATTACGGAAACATACGGATGAAATCCGCACGACGATCTGCCGGGAAACGAAGAAGATTCCACTGTTTAAATATTTGGAATCCGAATGTGACGGCGCGCATGCACCGGATTTCGACGACAGCGCCTGGGAGAATTTCGAAGTCGGGCGGACGTGGGGCGGCTATGACAAAGTCGCCTGGTTTCGTTCGACAGTGGAAGTGCCGGCCGAATGGAAAGGTGAAAAAACTGTGCTGCGGTTTTTGGTCGGTCCGCGCGACGGCGGCGGTTCAACGGCGGAAACGCTGCTGTACGTGAACGGCAAGCCGCTTCAAGGCATCGACATTTGGCATGAAGAAGCATGGCTGCCGCCGGAAGTGATCGGCGACGGCAAGATTCATGTCGCGTTGAAAGCGTGGAGCAGCGTGTTGAAAGTGCCGGAGGTACGACGGTTTAAAGTGGCGGAGCTCGCGTGCGTTGATGAAGCCGCTGAGCACTATTTTTATCAAATGGATACGTTGCTTTACGCGTTGAAAGAGCTTGATGAAAACGACTTTAGCCGCACGGAACTGTTAAAAGCGATGAACGCCTCGATGCATAAAGTGGACTTTCTGAAGGTCGGTTCAGAGATGTACTACGCTTCACTCCGTGAAGCACTTACGACACTCGAGGCGCGTCTCGCCGAGATTAAGGAACAAAATCCGCGTAAACCGAAAGTCGTCACGGTCGGGCATTCCCATATTGACATGGCTTGGCTCTGGCGCTTGAACCATACGCGTGAAAAAGCTTCACGCACATTCTCGACGGTTCTTCACTTGATGAAGCAATACCCGGAATACCGGTTCATGCACAGCTCGCCGCAGCTGTATCAATTTTTGAAAACGGACTATCCGGACATTTACGCTGCAGTGAAAGAAAGAATCGCTTCCGGCGAGTGGGAAATCACCGGCGGCATGTGGGTCGAGCCGGACACGAACTTGCCGTCAGGCGAATCGCTCATCCGGCAAATTTTATTCGGCAAGCGGTTTATGCGTGATGAATTCGGCGTAGAAACACGCGTCGTTTGGCTGCCGGACGTCTTTGGCTACACGTGGTCGCTTCCGCAAATCATGAAGAAAAGCGGCATAGACGCGTTTATGACGACGAAGATCAGCTGGAGTCAGTTCAATCGCTTTCCGTATGACACATTCAAATGGCGCGGCACGGACGGAACGGAAATTTTAACCCATTTTATTACGACGCCTGAGCGCGACAGCTTGCATTACACATACAACGGGGAAATCGATCCGAAAAGCATTAAAGGCATTTGGGACGCCTACCAGCAAAAGGAGATCAACAATGAGCTGTTGTTTGCCTACGGCTGGGGCGACGGGGGCGGCGGACCGTCGAAAGAAATGTTGGAAGCGCGCCGGGTGATCGACGGATTGCCGGGATTCCCGCAAGTGGAAACCGGAAAGGTGGAACCGTATTTCGAGCGGCTTGCCGAGCGGGTGAAAGATGAATCGGTGCCCGTTTGGGACGGCGAACTGTATTTGGAATATCACCGCGGTACATATACATCGCAAGCAGCGTTAAAGAAGGCGAATCGGAAAGCCGATCAAATGTATCGGGAAGCGGAATGGCTCGGCTCGACGGCGTCATTGTTGAGCGGAAACGATTGTCACGTGAACGAACGTTTGCGTCACGGATGGGAACGGATGCTCTTAAATCAGTTTCACGACGTGCTGCCGGGCTCATCGATCCGTCAAGTGAATGAGGATGCACGCGCGGACTACGAATGGGTGCAGTCGCTCGGAAACGAAGTGACAGAAGACGCTTTAGATAAAATTTGCACAGGTATTGCCGTCGATGAAGATCGTGTTGTTGTGTTTAACAGTTTGTCTCATGCAAGAACGGATTTGGTCGAGGTTTCAGGAGAGGTTGAGGACGCGCAGCCGATTGAAGAAGGGCGTTATCTTGCGCTTGCCGAAGGTGTGCCTGCATTCGGCTATGAAACTTTGCAGCCGGTGCAGCACGCCTTAGAGCCGATGATTGTGAAGCCTGACAAACTCGAAAACCGTTATTATGTGATTACACTTAATGCACACGGTCAGCTGACCTCGATTTATGATAAGCGCCGCAAACGCGAAGTGCTCGCGGAACATGCGACCGCGAACGTTTTTCAAGCGTTTGAAGACAAACCGATGGAATTTGACGCTTGGGATATTGATATTTATTACCAAGAGAAAATGCGCGAGATCACGGAATTAACCGATGCCCGCGTCATCGAAGAAGGACCGCTTCGCGGCGTGCTTCGCTTAACATGGACATTTTTCGATTCGACGATCACGCAAGACGTCACGATTTACGATCATTCGACGCGCATTGATTTCAAGACGACGATCGACTGGCAGGAGAAACAGACGCTCTTGAAAGCAGCGTTTCCGGTCAACATTCGTGCGACGCGAGCGACGTATGACATTCAGTTTGGCGCAATTGAGCGGGCGACGCATTGGAATACGAGCTGGGACTATGCCCGCTTTGAAGCGGTCGGCCATAAATGGGTCGACTTGTCGGAAGGCAATTACGGCGTGGCGCTTTTGAACGATTGTAAATACGGACATGACGTGCGCGATCACGTGCTGCGTCTGACGCTTTTGAAATCATCGATCGGACCAGATGAAACCGCCGACCGCGGCAAACACGAATTCACGTACAGCTTGTATCCGCATGAAGGAGATTGGAAAGACGGCGGTGTCATTGAAGAAGCCTATGCGCTCAATCATCCGCTTCGCGCTGCATTTGTGAAAGCGAATCCGAACGGAGCACTGCCGAACCGTTTTTCGTTCGTCTCATGTGACAATGATCACGTCGTGATCGAAACCGTGAAAAAAGCAGAAGACGGCGATGCGATCGTCGTTCGTGTGTATGAATCGAAGCAATACCGCAACGAACAAGTGAAGTTGAAATTTGCAAAGCCGATACAGCACGCAGTCGAATGTAATTTGATAGAGGAAGAGGAACGAGAAACGGTGTTTGATAGCAACGAGATTTCGTTTGGAATCAATCCGTTTGAAATTAAAACGTTCAAGGTGACGTTTTAA
- a CDS encoding glycoside hydrolase family 38 C-terminal domain-containing protein: protein MTNQTERSTKVKTPVDTQPTLHMIGNAHLDPVWLWPWQEGFQETKATFRSALDRMKESDDFLFTSSSAANYEWIEQNEPEMFEEIRQRIAEGRWEIVGGWWVQPDCNIPGGESFVRQGLIGQRYFQEKFGVTAKVGYNVDSFGHHGMLPQILRKSGMDAYIFMRPSPQEKGLPGRLFTWESDDGSRVLTFRIPFEYCTWGKELDKHVRRTAGELREPFTDLMCFYGVGNHGGGPTKKNIDSIRRLNEDPNFPRLKFSTPNRFFAELSEADLSYPVVHDDLQHHASGCYAAHSGVKKWNREAENLLVKAEKFASVALWTTGQPYPDLSRAWKNVLFNQFHDILAGTSLEEAYEDARDEYGEAKAIASRALNYAVQSVSWRIDIEEEEGMKPIVVFNPHSWQSRVNVELEVGGLKKYDRLVDDEGKEAAYQAVQSRATAGGRFRLSFVADLPPFGYRVYKLLRGEKGKTFPSIKANDHTLENEQYRVEIEPETGFVTSLYDKHKNLELLDGPAARPVVMNDESDTWSHNVLSYRDECGTFKAKSVKRVEHGPVKSVIRVTSEFGKSTLVQDFTMYRELNTVEVDVTVNWQEQMKVLKLKFPVNLVFRKATYEIPYGRIVRECNGEEEPGQSWIDVSGTHPGTGELYGLSVLNDGKYSFDILNKELSLTVLRSPIYAHHDPLVPDPEGHYSYIDQGIQRFRYVLLPHEGNWETADTVQKAAELNQPPEAVIETYHQGTLPQKDSYLSVNVDNVAVTALKKAEDNDDLILRAHETVNHATKATIRLPKFGRSIEAVFQPSEIKTFRIPKNEDEDVYETNLLEWTE from the coding sequence ATGACGAATCAAACGGAACGATCAACAAAAGTGAAGACACCGGTCGACACACAGCCGACGCTGCATATGATCGGCAATGCGCATCTCGATCCGGTCTGGCTCTGGCCATGGCAAGAAGGGTTTCAAGAAACGAAAGCGACTTTTCGCTCAGCGCTCGACCGAATGAAAGAATCGGACGACTTTCTGTTTACTTCGAGTTCTGCAGCCAATTACGAATGGATTGAACAGAATGAACCAGAGATGTTTGAAGAAATTCGCCAACGAATCGCCGAAGGGCGTTGGGAAATCGTCGGCGGATGGTGGGTTCAGCCCGACTGCAACATTCCCGGAGGCGAATCATTTGTTCGTCAAGGGTTAATCGGGCAACGGTATTTTCAAGAAAAATTTGGGGTCACGGCGAAGGTTGGCTATAACGTCGACAGTTTCGGCCATCACGGCATGCTTCCGCAAATTTTGCGAAAGTCAGGTATGGATGCTTACATCTTTATGCGACCGTCGCCGCAGGAAAAAGGACTGCCCGGACGGCTGTTTACTTGGGAATCGGACGACGGCAGCCGAGTGCTCACGTTTCGCATCCCATTCGAATATTGCACGTGGGGGAAAGAACTCGACAAACATGTGCGGAGAACGGCCGGTGAATTGCGGGAACCTTTTACCGACTTAATGTGCTTTTACGGGGTCGGCAATCATGGCGGAGGACCGACGAAAAAAAACATTGACAGCATTCGAAGGTTAAACGAGGATCCGAATTTTCCGCGTCTGAAATTCAGTACACCAAACCGTTTTTTTGCGGAATTATCGGAGGCAGACTTGTCTTATCCAGTCGTGCACGACGATCTGCAACACCATGCGAGCGGTTGTTATGCCGCCCATTCCGGTGTGAAAAAATGGAATCGGGAAGCGGAAAATTTATTAGTAAAGGCAGAGAAGTTCGCTTCTGTCGCCTTGTGGACGACCGGTCAACCGTATCCGGACCTTAGCCGCGCTTGGAAAAATGTCTTGTTCAACCAGTTTCACGACATTTTGGCGGGAACGAGCTTGGAAGAAGCTTATGAAGATGCGCGTGACGAGTACGGAGAAGCGAAAGCGATCGCTTCGCGTGCCCTCAATTATGCCGTTCAATCGGTATCGTGGCGGATTGACATCGAAGAAGAGGAAGGCATGAAACCGATTGTCGTTTTCAACCCGCACAGTTGGCAAAGCCGTGTGAATGTAGAACTTGAAGTCGGCGGGTTAAAGAAATACGATCGTCTCGTCGATGATGAAGGAAAAGAAGCAGCCTATCAGGCCGTACAATCGCGAGCGACGGCGGGCGGACGGTTCAGGCTTAGTTTTGTCGCGGATTTGCCTCCTTTCGGCTATCGGGTCTATAAATTGTTGAGAGGAGAAAAAGGGAAGACGTTCCCTTCGATTAAAGCCAACGACCATACGCTCGAAAATGAACAATATCGTGTCGAGATCGAACCGGAAACCGGTTTTGTGACGAGCCTTTATGACAAACACAAAAACCTTGAATTGTTGGACGGCCCGGCCGCACGTCCGGTCGTTATGAATGACGAAAGCGACACGTGGAGTCACAACGTGCTCAGTTACCGTGACGAATGTGGAACGTTCAAGGCGAAAAGCGTAAAACGGGTCGAACATGGACCGGTGAAATCAGTTATTCGCGTGACGAGTGAATTCGGCAAGTCGACGCTTGTGCAAGATTTCACGATGTATCGGGAGTTGAACACGGTCGAAGTGGATGTGACCGTCAATTGGCAAGAGCAAATGAAAGTGTTGAAATTGAAGTTTCCGGTTAATCTCGTTTTTCGAAAAGCAACTTATGAAATTCCGTACGGGCGAATCGTTAGAGAGTGCAACGGTGAGGAGGAACCGGGACAAAGCTGGATCGACGTATCCGGCACCCATCCTGGAACCGGCGAACTGTACGGGCTTAGCGTGTTGAACGATGGAAAATACAGCTTTGATATTTTGAACAAGGAATTGTCGTTGACGGTGTTGAGGAGTCCGATTTATGCCCATCACGATCCACTCGTTCCTGATCCGGAAGGGCATTATTCCTACATCGATCAAGGCATTCAACGTTTCCGTTACGTATTGTTGCCGCATGAAGGAAATTGGGAAACCGCCGATACGGTGCAAAAAGCGGCCGAACTGAACCAGCCGCCGGAAGCGGTTATCGAAACGTATCATCAGGGCACACTCCCGCAAAAAGACTCGTATTTGTCAGTAAACGTTGACAATGTCGCGGTGACGGCGCTGAAAAAAGCGGAAGATAATGACGACTTGATTTTGCGCGCTCATGAAACTGTGAATCACGCGACGAAGGCGACGATTCGGCTGCCGAAATTCGGCCGCTCCATTGAAGCGGTGTTCCAACCTTCGGAGATCAAAACGTTCCGGATTCCGAAAAACGAAGACGAGGACGTTTATGAGACGAACCTTCTCGAATGGACGGAATGA
- a CDS encoding DeoR/GlpR family DNA-binding transcription regulator gives MIVVHRRNKIKEKLFDQKSVKVADLVDEFHVSEETIRRDLNELAKEGLIKKNYGGAILVEELNRVSQTVPPVQQRQFQFYEEKDAIGHMAATFVQNEQIVTIDAGSTTWFVAKHLRSLQGLSIISNGINIVEECSKNESSSIYMLGGQLKRNSMSVFGSQTQLELQNYNADIVFLGTSGISLTQGFTSSDWYEAEVKKMMVASGQKKVVLADHSKLEKPGLLSFCPFEAVDMLITSERADPESLKIIADRGVEVVVCPLEGPKQEMKETGR, from the coding sequence ATGATTGTCGTTCACCGCCGAAACAAGATCAAAGAGAAGCTGTTCGATCAAAAAAGCGTTAAAGTCGCCGATCTCGTCGACGAATTTCACGTGTCCGAAGAGACGATTCGCCGCGATTTAAACGAATTGGCGAAAGAAGGGTTGATCAAAAAAAATTACGGCGGGGCCATTCTCGTCGAAGAGTTAAACCGCGTGTCGCAGACGGTTCCTCCCGTGCAGCAGCGGCAATTTCAATTTTATGAAGAAAAGGATGCGATTGGACACATGGCGGCAACCTTCGTTCAAAACGAGCAAATCGTCACGATTGACGCCGGTTCCACGACTTGGTTTGTCGCAAAACACTTGCGCTCTTTGCAAGGCTTGAGCATCATTTCTAACGGCATCAACATCGTCGAGGAATGCAGCAAAAACGAAAGTTCGTCCATTTACATGCTCGGGGGCCAATTGAAGCGTAATTCAATGAGTGTGTTCGGTTCACAGACGCAGCTCGAATTGCAAAATTACAATGCCGACATCGTTTTTCTCGGCACGTCCGGTATTTCGCTCACCCAAGGGTTCACAAGTTCTGATTGGTATGAGGCAGAAGTAAAGAAAATGATGGTCGCTTCCGGGCAAAAGAAAGTTGTGCTCGCTGACCATAGCAAATTGGAGAAACCGGGTTTGCTGTCGTTCTGCCCGTTTGAGGCAGTCGACATGTTGATCACGAGTGAACGGGCGGATCCCGAAAGTTTGAAAATCATCGCGGATCGCGGCGTTGAGGTCGTCGTCTGTCCGCTTGAAGGACCAAAACAGGAGATGAAAGAAACGGGGAGATAA
- a CDS encoding four-carbon acid sugar kinase family protein — protein sequence MIGVIADDITGANDIGSMFAKNHYVSDVYDHEHVALAAQRTSRSAPDVLILDTDSRFDDKNTAYNKVFRATMKAVEAGADRFINKTCSVFRGNIGAEFDAMLDALNESFAVVVLGFPKNGRITREGIHYVNGVKLEQSEFRDDPVHPMMCSNLQEILQSQTERTVGAIHHEVVRQGPSHLRERLERAKQSWHYVIVDVTCQEDLRVVAEAVKDVRVLCGSSAIAEELPAVLGTRPESFYDLPPENECGLLCAAGSLMPQTARQIEYMREKRVFVYELDTAALVKDNDCRKTIETCVKVLSEQMRNGDDVVVHTSNLPHQVNRTREAGAKQGFSKKQVSQRISRQLAEVVDRLVKATGQNRLVIAGGDTSAAVCRQLGVYGMRVYREIEPGLPSCLTFSIPERLLVLKSGSFGKPDFFEKAFAHMKTKEKGGVS from the coding sequence ATGATAGGCGTAATTGCCGATGACATTACCGGAGCGAACGATATCGGCAGCATGTTCGCCAAAAACCATTACGTCAGTGATGTGTATGATCACGAACATGTTGCACTTGCAGCTCAAAGAACGAGCCGGTCGGCTCCCGACGTGTTGATTTTGGATACTGATTCAAGATTCGACGACAAGAATACGGCTTACAACAAAGTGTTTCGTGCGACAATGAAAGCTGTCGAAGCAGGAGCCGATCGTTTCATCAATAAAACATGTTCGGTCTTTCGCGGAAATATCGGGGCCGAATTCGACGCGATGCTGGATGCTTTAAATGAGTCGTTTGCGGTAGTCGTGCTCGGGTTTCCGAAAAATGGAAGAATTACACGGGAAGGCATTCATTACGTAAACGGTGTAAAATTAGAACAGTCGGAATTCCGCGACGATCCGGTGCATCCGATGATGTGCTCGAATTTGCAGGAGATTTTGCAGTCGCAAACGGAACGAACCGTCGGAGCGATTCATCACGAAGTCGTTCGACAAGGTCCGTCGCATTTGCGAGAAAGGCTTGAACGCGCGAAACAGTCGTGGCATTACGTCATTGTGGACGTCACGTGCCAGGAAGATTTGCGAGTGGTCGCCGAAGCTGTTAAAGACGTTCGTGTCCTATGCGGAAGTTCCGCAATCGCCGAAGAACTTCCGGCCGTGCTTGGTACACGGCCGGAGTCGTTTTACGATTTGCCGCCGGAAAACGAATGCGGATTGCTCTGTGCCGCGGGAAGTTTAATGCCGCAAACGGCTCGGCAAATTGAATACATGCGGGAAAAAAGGGTGTTCGTGTACGAACTCGATACTGCAGCTTTAGTTAAGGACAACGACTGCCGGAAAACGATCGAAACGTGTGTGAAAGTATTGAGCGAGCAAATGAGAAACGGCGATGACGTTGTCGTCCACACGTCGAACTTGCCGCATCAAGTGAACCGAACGCGGGAAGCGGGGGCGAAGCAAGGATTTTCGAAAAAACAAGTGTCGCAGAGGATTTCAAGACAATTGGCGGAAGTCGTTGATCGACTTGTGAAAGCGACGGGGCAAAACCGGCTCGTGATCGCCGGAGGGGATACTTCTGCGGCGGTGTGCAGACAACTCGGGGTATACGGCATGCGCGTTTATCGCGAAATTGAGCCGGGATTGCCGTCCTGTCTGACGTTTTCTATCCCTGAACGGCTGCTTGTCTTGAAGTCTGGCAGCTTCGGCAAGCCTGACTTTTTCGAGAAAGCTTTTGCGCACATGAAAACGAAAGAAAAGGGGGGCGTGTCATGA
- a CDS encoding sugar phosphate isomerase/epimerase, with translation MGKIGLQLFSVWPAAEKDFLGTVKKTADIGYESIQFAGFFGTPAKDVKRLLDAEGVEPAGAHEPIERFQGDSLNDTFAYHETIGNRLLICPALPDEMRTNADAYKRTAETLNKIGERCREAGFVFGYHNHDFEFAELMGTTGFDLLYEETDPALVKMELDCFWASYAGRDPLELLDQYGDRCVSLHIKDIKTVDGRHVSTEVGNGELDIASLVREGKKHGVDWFTVEQEEFDNDPFDSLAVSAKQLKAIVEETD, from the coding sequence ATGGGAAAAATCGGATTGCAATTATTTTCGGTATGGCCGGCGGCGGAAAAAGACTTTCTCGGCACCGTGAAAAAAACGGCCGACATCGGCTACGAAAGCATTCAGTTTGCCGGATTTTTCGGCACGCCGGCGAAAGACGTGAAACGGCTGCTTGATGCTGAAGGCGTTGAACCGGCAGGGGCGCACGAGCCGATCGAACGTTTTCAAGGGGATTCCTTGAACGACACGTTCGCTTACCATGAAACGATCGGCAACCGGCTGCTCATTTGTCCGGCATTGCCCGATGAGATGCGAACGAATGCCGATGCGTATAAACGGACGGCGGAAACGTTAAATAAAATCGGGGAGCGATGCCGAGAAGCCGGATTTGTTTTCGGGTATCATAATCACGATTTCGAGTTCGCTGAATTGATGGGAACCACTGGATTCGATCTTCTGTATGAAGAGACAGATCCCGCACTTGTCAAAATGGAGCTTGATTGTTTTTGGGCTTCGTATGCCGGCCGTGATCCGCTTGAACTTTTAGACCAATACGGGGATCGGTGCGTTTCGCTGCACATCAAGGACATTAAAACGGTCGATGGCAGACATGTAAGTACCGAAGTTGGAAACGGTGAGTTGGACATCGCTTCTCTCGTCCGTGAAGGAAAAAAACACGGCGTCGACTGGTTTACCGTGGAACAAGAAGAATTCGACAACGATCCGTTCGACAGCTTGGCGGTGAGCGCGAAACAATTGAAAGCAATCGTCGAAGAAACTGATTAG